From Homalodisca vitripennis isolate AUS2020 chromosome 1, UT_GWSS_2.1, whole genome shotgun sequence, the proteins below share one genomic window:
- the LOC124362034 gene encoding LOW QUALITY PROTEIN: structural maintenance of chromosomes protein 1A-like (The sequence of the model RefSeq protein was modified relative to this genomic sequence to represent the inferred CDS: deleted 4 bases in 4 codons), with product MPAVLDSIEVDNFKSYKGQYTIGPLKTFTAVIGPNGSGKSNFMDAISFVMGEKTSSLRVKRLSDLIHGASINKPVARTAAVTAVFRMEDGSMKRFTRTVEGTSSGYRINREVVTTQKYMEDLESIGINVKAKNFLVFQGAVESIAMKNPKERTVLFEEISGSGAVKAEYDRLKTEMLKAEEETNYTYLKKRGVVAERKEAKLEKDEAEKYQRLKEELIEKEIEYQLFRLYYNESDIKHYENELEKKKRDVEKLEKKKEKAEEQLKEKKKEQGKLNKEQSKIEQEIREAEVEINKKRPSFIKSKERVAHIQKKLNTAKKSLAEARQANEAHERDIQELQTELEEVEARRQQYEDMVAGESQSQGRDVQLEDAQVVEYNRLKVEAQKQSARYLQELDSINREQKAEQDKLDNEARVRADLENKIKQKGHEKEEAQKRVDKLIEHIRTSEAALEDQKRLREELQADVGTSKGRVQELQKELENVMEQLGDAKIDKHEDSRRKKKQEIVENFKKNFPGVYDRMINMCQPINKKYNVAVTKVLGKYMEAIVVDTEKTARNCIQFLKEHMLDPETFLPIDYIQTKSLKERLRNIKEPKNVKLLYDVLNYSPPDIKRVVLFATNNALVCDTPEDAMKVAYEIEPQNRYDVSR from the exons atgcCTGCGGTTTTAGATAGTATAGAGGTTGAC AATTTCAAATCCTACAAGGGACAGTATACTATAGGACCTTTGAAAACATTTACTGCCGTAATAGGCCCTAATGGATCAG GGAAAAGTAACTTTATGGATGCCATCAGTTTTGTTATGGGTGAGAAGACTTCTTCCTTAAGAGTGAAACGATTGAGTGATCTTATTCATGGAGCCTCTATCAATAAACCAGTGGCTAGAAC GGCTGCAGTGACAGCTGTGTTCAGGATGGAAGATGGTTCTATGAAGCGT TTCACTCGCACTGTTGAAGGCACATCTTCAGGATACAGGATCAACAGAGAG GTTGTCACTACCCAGAAGTATATGGAAGACCTAGAATCTATTGGTATTAATGTCAAGGCCAAGAACTTTTTGGTTTTTCAAGGAGCAGTGGAATCGATTGCCATGAAAAATCCTAAAGAAAGAACTGTTTTGTTTGAAGAGATAAGTGG ATCAGGAGCTGTGAAAGCAGAGTATGATCGGCTCAAGACTGAGATGTTGAAAGCAGAGGAGGAGACTAactacacatatttaaaaaaaagaggaGTGGTTGCAGAACGGAAGGAAGCAAAATTAGAGAAAGATGAAGCTGAAAAATACCAGAGATTAAAAGAGGAGTTG ATTGAGAAAGAAATTGAATACcaattattccgactgtattatAATGAGAGTGACATCAAGCATTATGAAAATGAGTTGGAGAAGAAAAAAAGAGATGTAGAAAAGTTggagaaaaaaaaggaaaaggcTGAGGAACAACTgaaggaaaagaaaaaagaaCAGGGAAAACTAAACAAAGAACAGTCTAAAATAGAGCAAGAAATAAGAGAAGCG GAAGTTGAGATTAACAAAAAACGGCCATCATTTATAAAGTCCAAGGAGCGTGTGGCACATATTCAGAAAAAGTTGAACACAGCGAAGAAATCCTTGGCAGAAGCGAGACAAGCAAATGAGGCTCACGAGCGGGACATACAGGAGTTGCAGACAGAACTGGAGGAGGTGGAAGCTCGGCGTCAGCAATATGAGGACATGGTAGCAGGCGAGAGTCAGTCTCAGGGCAGAGATGTACAATTGGAGGATGCTCAG GTAGTGGAGTACAATAGGTTGAAAGTAGAGGCTCAGAAGCAGTCAGCTCGGTACCTCCAGGAGCTGGACTCTATCAATCGAGAGCAGAAGGCAGAGCAGGACAAGCTGGACAACGAAGCCAGGGTGCGTGCAGATCTGGAGAACAAGATCAAGCAGAAGGGCCATGAGAAGGAGGAGGCACAGAAACGTGTAGATAAACTTATAGAGCACATCAG GACGAGTGAGGCA GCTCTAGAGGATCAGAAGCGTCTGAGGGAGGAGTTGCAGGCTGATGTTGGGACATCAAAGGGCCGGGTGCAGGAACTACAGAAAGAGCTAGAGAACGTGATGGAACAACTTGGTGATGCCAAGATTGAC AAACATGAGGACTCTCGACGCAAAAAAAAACAGGAGATAGTAGAGAACTTCAAAAAGAATTTTCCTGGAGTG TATGACCGGATGATCAACATGTGTCAGCCCATTAACAAGAAGTACAATGTGGCGGTAACCAAGGTACTCGGAAAATACATGGAAGCTATTGTGGTAGACACTGAGAAGACTGCCAGGAACTGCATTCAGTTCCTCAAAGAACACATGTTGGATCCTGAGACCTTCCTGCCTATTGATTACATCCAGACAAAGTCTCTCAAAGAACGACTCAG